Proteins encoded together in one Quercus lobata isolate SW786 chromosome 3, ValleyOak3.0 Primary Assembly, whole genome shotgun sequence window:
- the LOC115980146 gene encoding LOW QUALITY PROTEIN: gamma conglutin 1-like (The sequence of the model RefSeq protein was modified relative to this genomic sequence to represent the inferred CDS: deleted 1 base in 1 codon), protein MARLLHYLLVLLSFSSLVLASPPPQANFKANKLVLQVHIDSPTNLHVANVHTPLLQVPFLVNLQGKFLWVNCDQQYLTSTYHAPYCHSTQCSKANSHTCHTCPYTARPGCHNNTCGLMVENPVTHQSAMGELAQDELLIQSTQGSNPGPMARVPQFLFTCAPSFLLQNGLPKNVRGVIGLGHAPISVPTQLASHFEFQPKFALCLTSSTRSNGVIFFGDGPYYMHPGIDISHPLSYTPLTVSQKGEYYIQESSIKVNNKLVPLDTSLLSFKQHGLGGAMISTTTPYTILEHSIFTTVTQFFSKELSGVPQTKPVAPFGVCYESNKITSSRLGPGVPNIDLVLHTQNVIWRIFGANLMVQAHLGVTVTCLGFVDGGSHPKASIVIGAYQLEDNLLQFDLAKSRLGLSSSLKSRRTNCANFNFTSSP, encoded by the exons ATGGCTCGTTTGCTTCATTATCTTCTAGTcctcctttctttctcttctcttgtTTTGGCATCCCCACCACCCCAAGCCAATTTCAAAGCAAACAAACTCGTTTTACAAGTGCACATAGATAGTCCCACAAATCTTCATGTGGCTAATGTCCACACCCCTCTTTTGCAAGTTCCATTTCTTGTTAACTTACAAGGGAAATTCTTGTGGGTTAATTGTGATCAACAATATTTGACATCAACCTATCATGCTCCCTATTGCCACTCCACTCAATGCTCTAAAGCCAATAGCCACACTTGCCACACTTGCCCTTACACGGCTAGGCCCGGGTGCCATAACAACACATGTGGGCTCATGGTAGAGAACCCGGTGACACATCAAAGTGCCATGGGTGAACTTGCACAAGATGAGCTCTTAATTCAGTCAACTCAAGGGTCTAACCCAGGACCAATGGCTAGGGTGCCTCAATTTCTCTTTACTTGTGCACCTTCCTTCCTATTACAAAACGGGTTACCA AAAAATGTTCGAGGGGTTATTGGACTAGGCCATGCACCAATTTCTGTACCAACTCAACTTGCTTCACACTTTGAATTTCAACCAAAATTCGCCTTGTGCCTCACATCTTCCACACGCAGTAACGGAGTCATTTTCTTCGGAGATGGACCATACTATATGCATCCAGGTATTGATATTTCACATCCACTAAGCTATACCCCATTAACCGTGAGCCAAAAAGGAGAGTACTACATACAAGAGAGTTCAATAAAAGTCAACAACAAACTTGTTCCACTAGACACATCTCTTCTATCATTCAAACAACATGGTTTAGGTGGAGCAATGATCAGTACCACAACTCCTTATACAATTCTCGAGCACTCGATTTTCACAACAGTTACTCAATTTTTCTCTAAAGAGCTCTCGGGGGTACCCCAGACAAAACCTGTTGCACCATTTGGGGTATGTTATGaatcaaacaaaattacaaGCTCAAGGCTTGGACCTGGAGTTCCCAACATTGACCTTGTGTTGCACACACAAAATGTTATATGGAGAATTTTTGGTGCAAACTTAATGGTGCAGGCACATCTGGGTGTGACTGTGACATGTTTAGGCTTTGTTGATGGAGGGTCTCATCCAAAGGCTTCAATTGTCATAGGGGCATACCAATTGGAGGACAATCTGCTTCAGTTTGATTTGGCAAAGTCAAGGCTGGGATTAAGCTCCTCGCTGAAGTCTCGAAGGACGAATTGTGCCAACTTCAACTTCACTTCCAGTCCTTGA
- the LOC115980148 gene encoding uncharacterized protein LOC115980148, translating into MIDLGFHGARYTWVNKQDEGFFIQEWLDRAFANCAWSNLYPEATVRHLTRIHSDHCPILLSLEKTPELQLPRPFRFQPMWMSHPFFGKLLSGNWTDQQELEGNLQKFTEVVKRWNKEIFGNIFQRKARIEARLKGIQKALAYGPSRFLIRLEKQLSEEYWEVSQQEEEFWSVKSWYNWLIQGDKNTAFFHTSTLIRRKRNKISCLKDRMGNLVHRKEEIVGLLREGFMLFLKLVSV; encoded by the coding sequence ATGATTGATTTGGGGTTTCATGGAGCCAGATACACTTGGGTTAATAAGCAGGATGAGGGGTTTTTTATTCAGGAATGGTTGGATAGAGCTTTTGCTAATTGTGCTTGGTCTAATCTGTATCCAGAAGCCACTGTGAGACATTTAACTAGGATTCACTCAGATCACTGTCCAATCCTTTTGTCCTTAGAGAAGACCCCAGAGTTACAACTCCCCAGACCTTTCAGGTTTCAACCGATGTGGATGTCTCAtcctttttttggaaaattattatcGGGTAATTGGACGGATCAACAGGAGTTGGAAGGCAACCTGCAGAAGTTCACTGAGGTAGTGAAGAGATGGAATAAGGAGatttttgggaatatttttcAGAGAAAGGCAAGAATTGAAGCAAGACTAAAGGGTATCCAAAAAGCTTTAGCTTATGGTCCCAGTAGGTTCCTCATTAGGTTAGAAAAGCAGCTAAGTGAGGAGTATTGGGAAGTCAGTCAGCAGGAAGAGGAGTTTTGGTCTGTTAAATCTTGGTATAACTGGCTAATCCAAGGTGACAAGAACACAGCTTTCTTCCACACGTCCACTCTGATTAGAAGGAAAAGGAATAAAATTTCCTGTCTTAAAGATAGGATGGGGAATCTTGTTCACAGGAAGGAGGAGATTGTTGGCCTATTGAGGGAAGGTTTTATGCTCTTTTTGAAACTAGTCAGTGTATAG